One segment of Acidimicrobiales bacterium DNA contains the following:
- the rpe gene encoding ribulose-phosphate 3-epimerase yields the protein MNRPIEIAPSILPADFARLGEECIELEKAGAGRIHWDVMDGVFVPNITVGPDVVKSIRPLLGIHFEAHLMVVRPDEMAPLYIEAGCETVMVHAEACTHLHRSLGNIRKEGARSGVVLNPHTPAATLQHVLDQTDHILVMTVNPGFGGQTYIPLLDKIRELRSMVDAGGFDIDIEVDGGISADTIGECAAAGANVFVSGSALFKYDDKADGVAELTARAEAAR from the coding sequence GTGAATCGCCCCATCGAGATCGCCCCGTCCATCCTGCCCGCCGACTTCGCCCGGCTGGGCGAGGAGTGCATCGAGCTCGAGAAGGCCGGGGCCGGACGCATCCACTGGGACGTGATGGACGGCGTTTTCGTGCCCAACATCACCGTCGGCCCCGATGTGGTGAAGAGCATTCGGCCGCTCCTCGGCATCCACTTCGAAGCGCACCTGATGGTGGTCCGCCCCGACGAGATGGCGCCGCTCTACATCGAGGCGGGATGCGAGACGGTCATGGTCCACGCGGAAGCGTGCACCCACCTCCACCGGTCGCTCGGCAACATCCGCAAGGAGGGCGCCCGCAGCGGCGTGGTCCTCAATCCGCACACCCCGGCCGCGACCCTCCAGCACGTGCTCGATCAGACCGACCACATCCTCGTGATGACCGTGAACCCCGGCTTCGGCGGCCAGACCTACATCCCGCTCCTCGACAAGATCCGGGAACTGAGATCGATGGTCGACGCCGGCGGCTTCGACATCGACATAGAGGTCGACGGCGGTATCAGCGCCGACACCATCGGCGAGTGTGCCGCGGCCGGCGCCAACGTCTTCGTCAGCGGATCCGCGTTGTTCAAGTACGACGACAAGGCCGACGGTGTCGCCGAACTGACGGCGCGGGCCGAGGCGGCGCGATGA
- a CDS encoding MOSC domain-containing protein, with the protein MSIVAELRRFPVKSFQTAPVPWVDLGGGGIVGDRVLGLREVGTDRVLSAKAPRIGETLLGFSAEFDTDPEPGQPLPGVSLEIDGETISSTDPAAVAAAASLALGLDVELVTAGATPMTYASEWPDIGEGFALSGIELDLPAAMAERGSFADLEPLHVLTTASIAHIQMQLPDSIVNADRFRPSLLIDAGDAEGMIENDWEGRTATVGDATIRFGSTAPRCVMTTRAQLGMPRDKAVLQTIAATNKRPFGGFGDFPSLGIYAEVVEPGRVETGDPITFL; encoded by the coding sequence ATGAGCATCGTCGCCGAACTCCGACGCTTCCCGGTCAAGTCGTTCCAGACCGCACCGGTCCCGTGGGTCGACCTCGGCGGTGGCGGCATCGTCGGCGATCGTGTCCTCGGTCTACGTGAGGTCGGCACCGACCGTGTCCTCAGCGCCAAGGCACCGCGCATCGGCGAGACGCTCCTGGGGTTCAGCGCCGAGTTCGACACCGACCCCGAGCCCGGGCAACCGCTGCCGGGCGTGTCCCTCGAGATCGACGGCGAGACCATCTCCTCCACCGACCCTGCCGCGGTCGCAGCCGCCGCGTCGCTCGCGCTCGGGCTCGATGTCGAACTGGTCACCGCCGGAGCGACGCCGATGACGTACGCGTCCGAGTGGCCCGACATCGGTGAAGGATTCGCCCTGTCGGGAATCGAACTCGACCTGCCCGCCGCAATGGCCGAGCGGGGATCGTTCGCCGACCTCGAACCGCTCCACGTCCTCACCACTGCGAGCATCGCCCACATCCAGATGCAGCTACCCGACAGCATCGTCAACGCCGACCGATTCCGGCCGAGCCTGCTGATCGACGCGGGCGACGCCGAGGGCATGATCGAGAACGACTGGGAGGGACGCACCGCAACCGTCGGCGACGCCACGATCCGGTTCGGCTCCACCGCACCGCGCTGTGTCATGACCACACGGGCCCAGCTCGGCATGCCCCGCGACAAGGCCGTCCTCCAGACGATCGCCGCCACGAACAAGCGCCCGTTCGGCGGGTTCGGCGACTTCCCGTCGCTCGGCATCTACGCCGAGGTCGTGGAACCCGGCCGCGTCGAAACCGGCGACCCGATCACGTTCCTGTAG
- a CDS encoding ATP-dependent Clp protease proteolytic subunit has translation MASSMLANPQADIYHRLLQDRIVVLGTDVNDEIANYITAQLLYLEGQDKEKPIWLYINSPGGSVTAGMAIYDTMQFVEPEVGTICMGLGASMGQFLLCAGAPGKRYALPHARIMMHQPLGGVQGQATDIAIQAEQMAYTKRLLQERIAQHTGQTYEQIEADSDRDRWFTAEQAKEYGIIDHVIVKRGEML, from the coding sequence ATGGCCAGCAGCATGCTGGCGAACCCGCAGGCCGACATCTACCACCGCCTGCTCCAGGACCGCATCGTCGTGCTCGGCACCGATGTCAACGACGAGATCGCCAACTACATCACCGCCCAGCTTCTCTATCTCGAGGGGCAGGACAAGGAAAAGCCGATCTGGCTCTACATCAACTCGCCCGGTGGCTCGGTCACCGCGGGTATGGCGATCTACGACACGATGCAGTTCGTCGAGCCCGAGGTGGGCACGATCTGCATGGGTCTCGGCGCCTCCATGGGCCAGTTCCTGCTCTGCGCCGGCGCCCCCGGCAAGCGCTACGCGCTGCCCCACGCCCGCATCATGATGCACCAGCCCCTGGGCGGCGTGCAGGGTCAGGCCACCGACATCGCCATCCAGGCCGAGCAGATGGCCTACACGAAGCGGCTGCTGCAGGAGCGCATCGCCCAGCACACTGGCCAGACCTACGAACAGATCGAGGCCGATTCCGACCGCGACCGCTGGTTCACCGCCGAGCAGGCCAAGGAATACGGCATCATCGACCATGTCATCGTCAAGCGCGGTGAAATGCTCTGA
- a CDS encoding class I SAM-dependent methyltransferase, translating into MSFGAVHVKDLPAFVAECDARGGIASPEVRRDTADFSLRFDTTVDTGLDGFDPAYVDAQIALYAEISGRHLDQTENERTVVDIEAAVAAANPYDSRNPMQIAPHVRTIASAVMASDLPAGARVLDMGCGWGLSTEVFAFSGCEIAAVDINPAFVEVVRRRAERRGYHVITHCSSFDDFASDEYFDLVFFYESLHHAVRPWDLLVKAADWLAPGGKLTIAGEPIQDTWWPQWGLRLDAESVYCIHKHGWFEAGWSSEFLHRCFRHAGLELTLLPGLGIGLSSVGVATKPHDGERRPSTDGLLPADPPIDLALITAADLGAELRQRVANRVRRRIHRS; encoded by the coding sequence ATGAGCTTCGGTGCCGTTCACGTGAAGGACCTTCCTGCGTTCGTCGCGGAGTGCGATGCGCGCGGTGGCATCGCCAGTCCGGAGGTGCGGCGCGACACCGCCGATTTCTCGCTCCGCTTCGACACCACCGTCGACACCGGCCTCGACGGGTTCGATCCTGCGTATGTCGATGCCCAGATCGCCCTCTACGCCGAGATCTCCGGTCGCCACCTCGACCAGACCGAGAACGAACGCACGGTGGTCGACATCGAGGCCGCGGTCGCGGCAGCCAACCCGTACGACTCCCGAAATCCCATGCAGATCGCCCCCCACGTCCGCACGATCGCCTCCGCGGTGATGGCGTCGGACCTCCCGGCCGGCGCCCGGGTGCTCGACATGGGCTGCGGGTGGGGCCTCAGCACAGAGGTCTTTGCGTTCAGCGGGTGCGAGATCGCGGCCGTCGACATCAACCCGGCCTTCGTCGAGGTGGTCAGGCGCAGAGCGGAACGTCGCGGGTATCACGTGATCACCCACTGCTCGTCGTTCGACGACTTCGCATCCGATGAGTATTTCGACCTCGTCTTCTTCTACGAGAGCCTTCACCACGCGGTCCGGCCGTGGGACCTCCTGGTCAAGGCTGCCGACTGGCTCGCGCCGGGCGGGAAGCTCACGATCGCCGGCGAGCCGATCCAGGACACCTGGTGGCCCCAGTGGGGTCTGCGGCTCGATGCCGAGTCGGTCTACTGCATCCACAAGCACGGCTGGTTCGAAGCCGGCTGGTCGAGCGAATTCCTCCATCGATGTTTCCGCCACGCCGGCCTCGAGCTGACCCTGCTCCCTGGGCTCGGCATCGGGCTCTCGTCCGTCGGGGTGGCGACCAAGCCACACGACGGCGAGCGACGACCTTCCACCGACGGCCTCCTCCCGGCTGACCCGCCGATCGACCTCGCACTGATCACCGCAGCCGATCTCGGCGCAGAGTTGCGCCAACGCGTCGCGAACCGCGTTCGCCGACGCATTCATCGGAGCTGA
- a CDS encoding non-canonical purine NTP pyrophosphatase: MTEPLPRLVCASANPDKVAEIALVLDGLVDLQPRPAGLADVVEDAPDLEGNARLKAVAVCAAAGAAAVSDDTGLEVDALDGAPGVRSARYAGDDASYDDNVQKLLDELDRVGAVEPDRRTARFRTVVMVAWPDGRELAVEGTVEGMIAASRQGSGGFGYDSVFVPLEGDGRSFAEMGDEKHTISHRGRALRALAAALTN, encoded by the coding sequence ATGACCGAACCCCTTCCCCGGCTCGTGTGTGCGAGCGCCAACCCCGACAAGGTGGCGGAGATCGCACTGGTGCTCGACGGGCTGGTCGATCTGCAACCACGCCCGGCCGGCCTGGCCGACGTTGTCGAGGACGCCCCCGACCTCGAAGGCAACGCCCGGCTCAAGGCGGTCGCCGTGTGTGCGGCGGCCGGTGCAGCCGCGGTGAGCGACGACACCGGGCTCGAGGTCGACGCGCTCGACGGCGCGCCCGGGGTCCGCTCGGCGCGCTATGCGGGCGACGACGCGTCCTATGACGACAACGTGCAGAAGCTGCTCGACGAACTCGATCGGGTGGGAGCGGTCGAGCCCGATCGACGTACCGCCCGTTTCCGCACGGTCGTGATGGTGGCGTGGCCCGACGGGCGCGAGCTGGCGGTCGAAGGGACCGTCGAGGGCATGATCGCCGCGTCCCGCCAGGGGAGCGGCGGGTTCGGCTACGACTCCGTGTTCGTGCCGCTCGAGGGCGACGGGCGTTCGTTCGCCGAGATGGGCGACGAGAAGCACACGATCAGCCATCGGGGTCGCGCACTCCGGGCACTCGCTGCGGCGCTGACGAACTAG